One Canis lupus dingo isolate Sandy chromosome 3, ASM325472v2, whole genome shotgun sequence DNA window includes the following coding sequences:
- the HAPLN3 gene encoding hyaluronan and proteoglycan link protein 3 isoform X3: MGLLLLVLLFLLPCISGLPFYNGFYYSNNPNGWNLGNGHSEGVFNGVKLVVETPEETLFSHQGAQVTLPCRYHYEPTLLAPRTVRIKWWKLSENGTPEQDVLVAIGQRHRSFGDYRGRVRLWQNGEHEVSLQIRDLRLEDSGRYRCEVIDGLEDQSGLVELELRGVVFPYQHPQGRYQLNFHEAQRACEEQDAVVASFEQLFRAWEEGLDWCNAGWLQDASVQYPITLARQPCGGLGLAPGVRSYGPRHHRLHRYDVFCFAPALRGQVYYLEHPEKLTLAEAKEACQEDGAQIAKVGQLFAAWKFRGLDRCDAGWLADGSARYPVVHPRPNCGPLEPGVRSFGFPDPQSREYGVYCYRPRHS; the protein is encoded by the exons ATGGGCCTGCTGCTCCTCGTCCTGCTGTTCCTGCTGCCCTGCATCTCCGGGCTGCCCTTCTACAATGGCTTCTACTACTCCAACAATCCCAATGGCTGGAACCTGGGCAATGGCCACAGCGAAG GCGTCTTCAATGGGGTGAAGCTGGTGGTAGAGACGCCCGAGGAGACCCTGTTCTCCCACCAGGGGGCCCAAGTGACCCTGCCCTGCCGCTACCACTACGAGCCCACCCTGCTGGCCCCGAGGACTGTACGCATCAAGTGGTGGAAGCTGTCGGAGAATGGGACCCCAGAGCAGGATGTGCTGGTGGCCATCGGGCAGAGGCACCGCTCCTTCGGAGACTACCGAGGCCGAGTGCGTCTGTGGCAGAACGGGGAGCACGAAGTGTCGCTGCAGATCAGGGACTTGCGGCTGGAGGACTCTGGGCGTTACCGCTGTGAGGTCATTGATGGGCTGGAGGACCAGAGTGGCCTGGTGGAGCTGGAGCTACGGG gtgtGGTCTTTCCCTACCAGCACCCTCAGGGGCGCTATCAGCTCAACTTCCATGAGGCCCAGCGGGCGTGTGAGGAGCAGGATGCGGTGGTGGCATCCTTCGAGCAGTTGTTCCGGGCCTGGGAGGAGGGCCTGGACTGGTGTAATGCAGGCTGGCTGCAGGACGCCTCGGTGCAGTACCCCATCACGCTGGCCCGGCAGCCCTGCGGTGGCCTGGGCCTGGCGCCTGGTGTGCGCAGCTACGGCCCGCGTCACCACCGCCTGCACCGCTATGATGTATTCTGCTTTGCTCCTGCCCTCAGGG GGCAGGTGTACTACCTAGAACACCCTGAGAAGCTGACCCTGGCAGAGGCAAAGGAGGCCTGCCAGGAAGACGGTGCCCAGATCGCCAAGGTGGGCCAACTCTTTGCTGCCTGGAAGTTCCGTGGCCTGGACCGCTGTgatgctggctggctggcagaTGGCAGCGCCCGCTACCCTGTTGTTCACCCGCGTCCCAACTGCGGGCCCCTGGAGCCTGGGGTCCGAAGCTTTGGCTTCCCAGACCCGCAGAGCAGGGAGTATGGCGTCTACTGCTACCGGCCACGCCACTCCTGA
- the HAPLN3 gene encoding hyaluronan and proteoglycan link protein 3 isoform X1 → MNCCEEAAGAQGQACPRLQPCPRHPGPVAVPGVMGLLLLVLLFLLPCISGLPFYNGFYYSNNPNGWNLGNGHSEGVFNGVKLVVETPEETLFSHQGAQVTLPCRYHYEPTLLAPRTVRIKWWKLSENGTPEQDVLVAIGQRHRSFGDYRGRVRLWQNGEHEVSLQIRDLRLEDSGRYRCEVIDGLEDQSGLVELELRGVVFPYQHPQGRYQLNFHEAQRACEEQDAVVASFEQLFRAWEEGLDWCNAGWLQDASVQYPITLARQPCGGLGLAPGVRSYGPRHHRLHRYDVFCFAPALRGQVYYLEHPEKLTLAEAKEACQEDGAQIAKVGQLFAAWKFRGLDRCDAGWLADGSARYPVVHPRPNCGPLEPGVRSFGFPDPQSREYGVYCYRPRHS, encoded by the exons ATGAACTGCTGTGAGGAGGCTGCGGGTGCCCAGGGACAAG cCTGCCCCAGACTCCAGCCTTGCCCCAGACACCCTGGCCCTGTGGCCGTGCCTGGCGTCATGGGCCTGCTGCTCCTCGTCCTGCTGTTCCTGCTGCCCTGCATCTCCGGGCTGCCCTTCTACAATGGCTTCTACTACTCCAACAATCCCAATGGCTGGAACCTGGGCAATGGCCACAGCGAAG GCGTCTTCAATGGGGTGAAGCTGGTGGTAGAGACGCCCGAGGAGACCCTGTTCTCCCACCAGGGGGCCCAAGTGACCCTGCCCTGCCGCTACCACTACGAGCCCACCCTGCTGGCCCCGAGGACTGTACGCATCAAGTGGTGGAAGCTGTCGGAGAATGGGACCCCAGAGCAGGATGTGCTGGTGGCCATCGGGCAGAGGCACCGCTCCTTCGGAGACTACCGAGGCCGAGTGCGTCTGTGGCAGAACGGGGAGCACGAAGTGTCGCTGCAGATCAGGGACTTGCGGCTGGAGGACTCTGGGCGTTACCGCTGTGAGGTCATTGATGGGCTGGAGGACCAGAGTGGCCTGGTGGAGCTGGAGCTACGGG gtgtGGTCTTTCCCTACCAGCACCCTCAGGGGCGCTATCAGCTCAACTTCCATGAGGCCCAGCGGGCGTGTGAGGAGCAGGATGCGGTGGTGGCATCCTTCGAGCAGTTGTTCCGGGCCTGGGAGGAGGGCCTGGACTGGTGTAATGCAGGCTGGCTGCAGGACGCCTCGGTGCAGTACCCCATCACGCTGGCCCGGCAGCCCTGCGGTGGCCTGGGCCTGGCGCCTGGTGTGCGCAGCTACGGCCCGCGTCACCACCGCCTGCACCGCTATGATGTATTCTGCTTTGCTCCTGCCCTCAGGG GGCAGGTGTACTACCTAGAACACCCTGAGAAGCTGACCCTGGCAGAGGCAAAGGAGGCCTGCCAGGAAGACGGTGCCCAGATCGCCAAGGTGGGCCAACTCTTTGCTGCCTGGAAGTTCCGTGGCCTGGACCGCTGTgatgctggctggctggcagaTGGCAGCGCCCGCTACCCTGTTGTTCACCCGCGTCCCAACTGCGGGCCCCTGGAGCCTGGGGTCCGAAGCTTTGGCTTCCCAGACCCGCAGAGCAGGGAGTATGGCGTCTACTGCTACCGGCCACGCCACTCCTGA
- the HAPLN3 gene encoding hyaluronan and proteoglycan link protein 3 isoform X2, with product MLPETYISKEEPLVPVLRAAKGIGYQACPRLQPCPRHPGPVAVPGVMGLLLLVLLFLLPCISGLPFYNGFYYSNNPNGWNLGNGHSEGVFNGVKLVVETPEETLFSHQGAQVTLPCRYHYEPTLLAPRTVRIKWWKLSENGTPEQDVLVAIGQRHRSFGDYRGRVRLWQNGEHEVSLQIRDLRLEDSGRYRCEVIDGLEDQSGLVELELRGVVFPYQHPQGRYQLNFHEAQRACEEQDAVVASFEQLFRAWEEGLDWCNAGWLQDASVQYPITLARQPCGGLGLAPGVRSYGPRHHRLHRYDVFCFAPALRGQVYYLEHPEKLTLAEAKEACQEDGAQIAKVGQLFAAWKFRGLDRCDAGWLADGSARYPVVHPRPNCGPLEPGVRSFGFPDPQSREYGVYCYRPRHS from the exons ATGCTCCCAGAAACCTACATCTCAAAGGAGGAACCACTTGTCCCTGTGCTGAGGGCTGCAAAGGGCATTGGGTACCAAG cCTGCCCCAGACTCCAGCCTTGCCCCAGACACCCTGGCCCTGTGGCCGTGCCTGGCGTCATGGGCCTGCTGCTCCTCGTCCTGCTGTTCCTGCTGCCCTGCATCTCCGGGCTGCCCTTCTACAATGGCTTCTACTACTCCAACAATCCCAATGGCTGGAACCTGGGCAATGGCCACAGCGAAG GCGTCTTCAATGGGGTGAAGCTGGTGGTAGAGACGCCCGAGGAGACCCTGTTCTCCCACCAGGGGGCCCAAGTGACCCTGCCCTGCCGCTACCACTACGAGCCCACCCTGCTGGCCCCGAGGACTGTACGCATCAAGTGGTGGAAGCTGTCGGAGAATGGGACCCCAGAGCAGGATGTGCTGGTGGCCATCGGGCAGAGGCACCGCTCCTTCGGAGACTACCGAGGCCGAGTGCGTCTGTGGCAGAACGGGGAGCACGAAGTGTCGCTGCAGATCAGGGACTTGCGGCTGGAGGACTCTGGGCGTTACCGCTGTGAGGTCATTGATGGGCTGGAGGACCAGAGTGGCCTGGTGGAGCTGGAGCTACGGG gtgtGGTCTTTCCCTACCAGCACCCTCAGGGGCGCTATCAGCTCAACTTCCATGAGGCCCAGCGGGCGTGTGAGGAGCAGGATGCGGTGGTGGCATCCTTCGAGCAGTTGTTCCGGGCCTGGGAGGAGGGCCTGGACTGGTGTAATGCAGGCTGGCTGCAGGACGCCTCGGTGCAGTACCCCATCACGCTGGCCCGGCAGCCCTGCGGTGGCCTGGGCCTGGCGCCTGGTGTGCGCAGCTACGGCCCGCGTCACCACCGCCTGCACCGCTATGATGTATTCTGCTTTGCTCCTGCCCTCAGGG GGCAGGTGTACTACCTAGAACACCCTGAGAAGCTGACCCTGGCAGAGGCAAAGGAGGCCTGCCAGGAAGACGGTGCCCAGATCGCCAAGGTGGGCCAACTCTTTGCTGCCTGGAAGTTCCGTGGCCTGGACCGCTGTgatgctggctggctggcagaTGGCAGCGCCCGCTACCCTGTTGTTCACCCGCGTCCCAACTGCGGGCCCCTGGAGCCTGGGGTCCGAAGCTTTGGCTTCCCAGACCCGCAGAGCAGGGAGTATGGCGTCTACTGCTACCGGCCACGCCACTCCTGA
- the MFGE8 gene encoding lactadherin isoform X2, whose protein sequence is MLGPRLLAALCGALLCASGLRAASGDFCDSSQCLNGGTCLLGQDNTPFYCLCPQGFTGLICNETEKACAMPLGMETGSIADSQISASSVHLGFMGLQRWAPELARLHRTGIVNAWTASNYDKNPWIQVNLMRKMRVTGVVTQGASRAGSAEYLKTFKVAYSVNGRKFQFIQDAEGTGDKIFVGNMDNNGLKVNLFDFPLEVQYVRLVPIICHRGCTLRFELLGCELNGCAEPLGMKDNTIPDKQITASSIYRTWGLNAFSWYPFYARLDKQGKFNAWTAQTNDASEWLQVDLGFQRQVTGIITQGARDFGHIQYVAAYKVAYSNDSKNWTEYKDQGAIEGKIFPGNLDNNSHKKNMFEMPFLARFVRILPVAWHNRITMRVELLGC, encoded by the exons ATGCTCGGCCCCCGCCTGCTGGCCGCGCTCTGCGGCGCGCTGCTCTGCGCCTCGGGACTCCGCGCCGCCTCGG GTGACTTCTGTGACTCTAGCCAGTGCCTGAATGGTGGGACCTGCTTGTTGGGCCAGGACAACACTCCCTTCTACTGCCTCTGCCCCCAAGGCTTCACAGGCCTGATCTGCAATGAGACTGAGAAAG cctgTGCCATGCCGCTGGGCATGGAGACGGGCTCCATTGCCGACTCGCAGatctctgcctcttctgtgcACTTGGGCTTCATGGGTTTACAGCGCTGGGCCCCAGAGCTGGCTCGTCTGCACCGCACGGGCATTGTCAATGCTTGGACAGCCAGCAACTATGATAAGAACCCCTGGATCCAG GTAAACCTGATGCGGAAGATGCGTGTGACAGGTGTGGTGACACAGGGTGCCAGCCGTGCAGGCAGTGCTGAGTACCTGAAGACTTTCAAGGTGGCCTATAGCGTCAATGGACGCAAGTTCCAGTTTATCCAGGATGCAGAGGGGACAGGAGACAAG ATATTTGTTGGTAACATGGACAACAATGGTCTGAAGGTCAACCTGTTTGACTTCCCTCTGGAAGTGCAGTATGTGAGACTGGTGCCCATCATCTGCCACCGGGGCTGTACCCTCCGCTTTGAGCTCCTTGGCTGTGAGTTGAATG GATGTGCCGAACCCCTGGGCATGAAGGACAATACCATCCCTGACAAGCAGATCACAGCATCCAGCATCTACAGGACCTGGGGCCTGAATGCCTTCAGCTGGTATCCCTTCTACGCGCGGCTGGACAAGCAGGGCAAGTTCAATGCCTGGACTGCCCAGACCAATGATGCCTCGGAGTGGCTGCAG GTGGACCTGGGCTTCCAGAGGCAAGTGACTGGCATCATTACCCAGGGGGCCCGAGACTTTGGCCACATCCAGTATGTGGCAGCCTACAAGGTAGCCTACAGTAATGACAGCAAGAACTGGACCGAGTACAAGGACCAGGGGGCGATCGAAGGCAAG ATCTTCCCTGGCAACTTGGACAATAATTCGCACAAGAAGAACATGTTTGAGATGCCCTTCCTGGCTCGTTTTGTGCGCATCCTGCCCGTAGCCTGGCACAACCGTATCACCATGCGTGTGGAACTGCTGGGCTGTTAG
- the MFGE8 gene encoding lactadherin isoform X1 — translation MLGPRLLAALCGALLCASGLRAASGDFCDSSQCLNGGTCLLGQDNTPFYCLCPQGFTGLICNETEKGPCFPNPCHNDAECQVIDDLHRGDVFTQYVCQCPHGYIGTHCEITCAMPLGMETGSIADSQISASSVHLGFMGLQRWAPELARLHRTGIVNAWTASNYDKNPWIQVNLMRKMRVTGVVTQGASRAGSAEYLKTFKVAYSVNGRKFQFIQDAEGTGDKIFVGNMDNNGLKVNLFDFPLEVQYVRLVPIICHRGCTLRFELLGCELNGCAEPLGMKDNTIPDKQITASSIYRTWGLNAFSWYPFYARLDKQGKFNAWTAQTNDASEWLQVDLGFQRQVTGIITQGARDFGHIQYVAAYKVAYSNDSKNWTEYKDQGAIEGKIFPGNLDNNSHKKNMFEMPFLARFVRILPVAWHNRITMRVELLGC, via the exons ATGCTCGGCCCCCGCCTGCTGGCCGCGCTCTGCGGCGCGCTGCTCTGCGCCTCGGGACTCCGCGCCGCCTCGG GTGACTTCTGTGACTCTAGCCAGTGCCTGAATGGTGGGACCTGCTTGTTGGGCCAGGACAACACTCCCTTCTACTGCCTCTGCCCCCAAGGCTTCACAGGCCTGATCTGCAATGAGACTGAGAAAG GCCCTTGTTTTCCCAATCCCTGCCACAATGATGCCGAATGCCAGGTGATCGATGACCTGCACAGAGGGGACGTCTTCACCCAGTATGTCTGCCAGTGTCCTCATGGCTACATAGGCACTCACTGTGAGATCA cctgTGCCATGCCGCTGGGCATGGAGACGGGCTCCATTGCCGACTCGCAGatctctgcctcttctgtgcACTTGGGCTTCATGGGTTTACAGCGCTGGGCCCCAGAGCTGGCTCGTCTGCACCGCACGGGCATTGTCAATGCTTGGACAGCCAGCAACTATGATAAGAACCCCTGGATCCAG GTAAACCTGATGCGGAAGATGCGTGTGACAGGTGTGGTGACACAGGGTGCCAGCCGTGCAGGCAGTGCTGAGTACCTGAAGACTTTCAAGGTGGCCTATAGCGTCAATGGACGCAAGTTCCAGTTTATCCAGGATGCAGAGGGGACAGGAGACAAG ATATTTGTTGGTAACATGGACAACAATGGTCTGAAGGTCAACCTGTTTGACTTCCCTCTGGAAGTGCAGTATGTGAGACTGGTGCCCATCATCTGCCACCGGGGCTGTACCCTCCGCTTTGAGCTCCTTGGCTGTGAGTTGAATG GATGTGCCGAACCCCTGGGCATGAAGGACAATACCATCCCTGACAAGCAGATCACAGCATCCAGCATCTACAGGACCTGGGGCCTGAATGCCTTCAGCTGGTATCCCTTCTACGCGCGGCTGGACAAGCAGGGCAAGTTCAATGCCTGGACTGCCCAGACCAATGATGCCTCGGAGTGGCTGCAG GTGGACCTGGGCTTCCAGAGGCAAGTGACTGGCATCATTACCCAGGGGGCCCGAGACTTTGGCCACATCCAGTATGTGGCAGCCTACAAGGTAGCCTACAGTAATGACAGCAAGAACTGGACCGAGTACAAGGACCAGGGGGCGATCGAAGGCAAG ATCTTCCCTGGCAACTTGGACAATAATTCGCACAAGAAGAACATGTTTGAGATGCCCTTCCTGGCTCGTTTTGTGCGCATCCTGCCCGTAGCCTGGCACAACCGTATCACCATGCGTGTGGAACTGCTGGGCTGTTAG